The Anguilla anguilla isolate fAngAng1 chromosome 2, fAngAng1.pri, whole genome shotgun sequence genome contains the following window.
TTATCTgattaaaatgtaggctatctTGTGAAGGGTTCATCTCGGtccattgtctttttttgtagcttgtggtactcttttttattttgatcttCAAGCACAACTAATATGGTCTAGCAGTAGTGTTTAGAGATAAATCACAATAAAACTGCAGGGAGGAAGTTGCATTGTAATGACAACATACCTGTAACAGTCAGAAAATAGAGACCTTTAAATGGCTTATTAGTAACAAGTGTCACACAGTATTTGTGAACATATTCCTGACAAGAGAAAAACTGTGAGAGGAAAAACCTGactgtttatatatttgtcTCCTTTTGTTTCACTGTAAGCAGTATGACAGGCTCAAGAAACAATCCTGATTGGGTGCACTGAACCTCTGTGCccttgccaaaataaaaatgtgtactgCATAGAAACCATGGCTATAGACTTTGAAACCTGACACAAATTACTCAAGccattaaaatgttgtttttgaaaCCCCCATTCATGACTTGGAAAACCTAATACAAACCTAATGAGTGTTctgattaattatttattctgaaGTAAATTGTACTGAATTGTACTGATTGTGGTGAAATTATGGTTAAAGGATTAAGAGTTAATTTCACggatgtttggggggggggggggggggggggtaatgctGAAACAGAGAATGAAGAGAGGTGGGTGTTGTCCTTGGTATAGATAGCAGCGTGCAGGGAGTAACAGAGTCTTGTTCAATACTCTCATGGCGAAAGTATTAGTCCCACAGAAAAAAGAAGTTGTGGGACCAGGCTGCAGGTTTAGTCTGATTCCCTGCTTTATCTGCATTGGACTGCTGGGTAGTGGAAACACAAGTGTGACCTATAATGACACAATTAAAGGTAATCCTAGTGTTGCCATGGTGCAATTCTGGTAGGCAGCACACTCTGCTCCCTGTCTCTCATAGCTCGTATATTTTGTTGTGATCACAGCAGTCCCAGTCCATCAGCTCTTTGCAGTCAAACCACAGCTGGATCTCCCTTTGGGCTCCCTCTACTGAGTCACTGGCATGAACCACGTTCCTGAGggaagcaggcagacagacaccacacaaaaaagaaaggtcACCATGAGCTGGAGACATGGAATGCACCATTTGCctaaagcagtggtaaccaaccatatttctggagatctaccatcctgcacgCTTTCACTCTAAcgaaacaaagcacacctcattcaacagttagagatcttgttgagttgCTTATTAGTAGTCAGTTGTGCCAAAGTAGGGTTGAaatgtaaacctacaggatggtagatctacAGGAGCAGGTTGGTTACCAGTGGTCTAAAGCCTAGAGCACATTTTACAATttgagtgaaataaattaattgtcgaGTGAACCTGACACATGCTACACGAACTCCAAACCTGGCAAGTCTGGGTtgacaaaacacacattcacctcACAAACGTTAAGAATCCGATTATTCATATACCCTTGAAAAGATTTAGAGCCATACAGTCCTGCCTAGTTATCACTGGTGCTGCTATATAGGGCTACAATGCCCTTACTATATTTCCAGGAAAcacaggaagtcacaaaaaagTCCACTTGTTCTCTGTGTATTTTTGGCTGAATGAGTATGTCTCTGtcactgtgtttttctttttcattggtTCTCTCAGTGCTAATTTCTTTTGCTGTGGCTGTACAAGAATTAATAATAACTTTTCATGAGTGGTTATTTCACACTGGCAGTTGGCACATTGACAATGCTAAACAGAAATtggcaaaaatgtcaaaaatgttcGGTATTCACTTGTAGCTTGTAAATTATCATCTCTCAGAAGACCTGATAGGCCACAATACCTGATCTGTTAAGCCAAGTTCTGATTTCAGACTGCACATGCAAATTTCATCACCCATCTTGCTAAAGAAAAAGAGAATTAGTGTAATTGGAATTCAGCTCAGACAAGCAAAGCACAAAGACAGgcttttaagaaaataattgtGCTGATATAGTTTAAAGCCCCAAAAAGACTCTGGCCGGGCATCATTACCGGCTAACATGGATGCCAAAGTCCCCTCGTACAGTCCCAGGGTCTGCCTCTGCTGGGTTGGTCTTCCCCACCATCATGCGACATGTTTGTACCACATTGTATCCCTCCCACACCTTAAAGGCAGAGAATTGGACATGTACAGAATTCCTACAGGGTAAACTTCTATTGGCAAGGCTGCCACAGAGTAACCTGAAActgaacaacaatattttaacTGGAAGAGGTTACAGTGATCACCATTCAGCTACAGCTGCCTTTTCTCTCATCTGTTAGAGCACTTCTCGCCATCTAAATTCTGTGTGCAGATTGGCTGGTTTGGACAAGCAGCCGATGAAAGTAGTTACTCAGTCTGGACATTTAAGATTTTAGCATTTACGTTCCAGAAGGGAAGAAAGTCAAATAAAGATTACTGCTGACTATTCATGTTGTCCTTTATGTGCTGCTATAGAGGACTAATAATCAAACAGACAGGGTACGAGAGCTTTAGCCTATACAGTATGAAACAATATTCGCAAGCCTGGAGTGGAGGCACTTGTACGAGATGGTTTTGTTCTGgccaatttaattttttattattttgatggaGCTGCTAAAGGACCACTCATCTGACAGCTAATTGCCACTGAAGGACTTTTCTTAATATCCCTCCTGTAAACAAATCTGTGctccaaaacaaattaatggCTAACTAGTATAATTTATTATTCTGAGtaccagtttttttatttataatttgttgGCATTAATTTAACATCAATAAAGAAAtagtttttcttctcttttctaaGGACACCAAATCACATATAGGAAAAACCTATAAGCAGATATGAGGAGTATTCACAATTTTGTGAAGCAAATCGTCCTGTCAGTTAGATTCAAAACCAGCAGAAAAAGTCCTGCTCCCAACCCTGGACTCACCAATTGATAAATGCTGTTCTCCAGGATTAATGCATTGCATTAACCCAAAGGTTCATTGGAACATGCCAACTGCCTGTAACTATGAATTAATTTAGAGCTGGGGGTTGTGAACCTGCTTTCCCACCTCTAAATTAATTCTTAATTACAAGAAGATACTTCCCACAGATCTTCAAGAACTGTACCTCAGAATAAATACATGAGACATGCATCAGAATGAAACCTGAAATTGTCCAAACTCATTAACATTGAATTTGATGACAAAGCTCATTTATAACTGATTATCAAATAATCAGCGTGGTCACTCACCATGACAACCACAGGGCCAGAAGACATGTAGCAAAGCACTTCAGGGAAGAAGGGCTTCTTCTGGAGGTTTTGGTAGTGCTGAGACAGCAGGTCCTCTGGAGCCTAAGGAGATAAATGAAGACATCACTCCAAGGGTACTTATTCACTTCACTGCCCCGTAGAGCCACCATCAAAGCCTCATGCCACTATCAATCATAGCATTGCTTCTATAAGGTCC
Protein-coding sequences here:
- the LOC118220294 gene encoding nucleoside diphosphate kinase, mitochondrial-like isoform X1, which gives rise to MVLFQRCLRHLVISQRVSKLSYVPARTPTKFHQCQNSNFGFSYYCTTAGIADLRERTLIAVKPDGVQRRLVGQVVQRFEKRGFKLVGLKMLKAPEDLLSQHYQNLQKKPFFPEVLCYMSSGPVVVMVWEGYNVVQTCRMMVGKTNPAEADPGTVRGDFGIHVSRNVVHASDSVEGAQREIQLWFDCKELMDWDCCDHNKIYEL
- the LOC118220294 gene encoding nucleoside diphosphate kinase-like isoform X2, which gives rise to MVLFQRCLRHLVISQRVSKLSYVPARTPTKFHQCQNSNFGFSYYCTTAGIADLRERTLIAVKPDGVQRRLVGQVVQRFEKRGFKLVGLKMLKAPEDLLSQHYQNLQKKPFFPEVLCYMSSGPVVVMVWEGYNVVQTCRMMVGKTNPAEADPGTVRGDFGIHVSRKMGDEICMCSLKSELGLTDQERGSCQ